The sequence CAGGGTGACGTTGATGGAGAAGGTCAGCAGTCCCATGCGGCGAGTCTCCTTCGGAACGAGGCATCGGTCAATGTTGCGGTAGTGCCATGCGCACCGCGAGGCTCTCGGCTTTGTCGTCTCGCAAGACTCTCGAGTCCGTGGTGTCGAAAAGCACGTCGTGATGGCTCGGTCCTGGGTCGAAAGAGCGTGGTCCGGGCGCCGCCACGCATCGCCCAGGCCCTGGCGAGCATCGCGGCCAAGTAGGTCGCCCTCATCGCCCAGGGTCAATCCACGTAAACGCCGTCGCATAGCGCACATCGACGGCCGAGAGCGTCGCCCGCGCGGTCTCGTTCAGCGCGCCGTCGGGCTGCCTCCGGGTCGCGAGGAGCTGCCAGAGGCTAGCTGTGCTAGCCTGACGGCGATGGCCGACGTCAAGGATAAGTTGCTCGCCGTAGCGTACCGGGTACTCGAGAGCGAAGGCCCAGCAGCGCTCACGACGCGGCGGGTGTGCGAGGAGGCCGGCGTGACGATGCCGACCCTCTACCACCACTTCGGCAGCCGGGACGGGCTCGTGGCTGCGGTCCACGCCGTCGCGCTCGAGAAGTTCATGGCGAAGAAACGGGCGCTCACGCCGACAGACGACCCCGTCGCGGATCTCCGCACGGGCTGCGAGCACGTGCTCGAATTCGTGCAGGCCCACCCCTCCGTCACGGCCGCGTTGATGGCGCGCGGCATCGAGCAGCCGTCGATATTCGAGCCGAGCTACGCCCTGATGCGGCACCGCCTCGAGCGTTGCGCCAGGGCGGGCGCCCTGCGCGTGCCGATCGAGCGCGCTGCCGAGCACGTCTGGGCCGTCGTCCAGGGCCTCGCGCTGAGCATCGTCGCCAGCCCTTCCGGCGCACCACCGAGCCGCGCCACCTCGGCGGGGGCGCTCGACGCGGTGTTCCAAGCGATCGCCGACCAATTGTAGCGCCGCTATAGACAATACGTGTAGCGATGCTATAGATGATCCTGGATGGCGCGCCGGAGCGGGCCCGAACAGGAGAGATTCGTCATGGCAGAGACCGTGTTCGTCACCGGAGGCAGCGGCTTCGTGGGCCGCGCCATCGTCCGTGCGCTCATCGCGCGTGAGTACCGCGTCCGTGCCCTCGCGCGAAGCGCCGCCAGCGCTGCCAAGCTCGCCGCTCTCGGCGCCGAGCCCGTCCGCGGCGACCTCCACGACGCCGCCGCGCTCACCGAGGGCTGCATGGGCGCCGCGGTCGTGGTGCACGCGGCCGCGTCCCTCACCTCGGCCCTGCGCTGGGGCGAGCACGCCCGCACCAACGTCGAGGGCACCGGCGGCTTGCTCGCAGCGGCGCGCGCGGCCGGCGTCCGCCGCTTCATCTACCTCGGGGCTGCGTCGGTTGTCATCGAGGGCTCTCGGCCGAGCGAAGGGGAGGAGGACGCTCTCCCGCCCAGGGTCGATCGCTCCTTGCCGTACAGCGCGACGAAAGCGCTCGCCGAGGCGATGGTGCTCGAGGCAGACAGCCCCGCGATGCGCACCGTGAGCCTCCGCCCACCGATGATCTGGGGCCCGGACGCGCCGACCCTCGACATCATCGCGGAGGCCTTCCGCGCCGGGCGCTTCGCCTACGTCGGCGGGGGCAAACACCTCTACAGCGTCGCCCACGTCGACAATGTCGCCGAAGCGGTGAGCTGCGCAGTGCGCAGTGACGTCGGCGGGCGCGCGTATTTCGTGACCGACGACGAGGTCACGCCGATGCGCACCTTCTTGACGGAGCTCATGGCGACGCGCGGCGTGGACGCGAAGGCCTGGTCCGTACCCCTCCCCCTGGCGGTGCTGTTCGGGTGGCTCCTCACCAACCTCTTCGGGTGGTTCGCGCCGCGACGGCGCCCACCGCTCACCCTCGAGGACGTGCGGCTCCTCGGGCAAACGCTTCACCTCTCGTCTGCTCGGGCGAAGAAGGAGATTGGCTACCGCGCCGTGCGGAGCCGCGCGGAAGGCCTCGCCGCGCTCCGGGCCCATGGCAGCGCCGTTCGGCGGAGCGGCGAGAGCCCCGCGCTCGCGCATTGAGGCGCGGTCGGTGCCTGTACTGGTTCTCCGTGAGGGTGACAGCGGCTGGCAGAGAAGAAGAGAGAAGATGGAGAAGGCAAGAGGGCGCACGGTGGCGAGAGCGAGCTGCCATCGCGCCGAGGAGAATGCCACCGCGCTCGCTTCGGGCAACGTCGCGCCCTCGCCATCCTCGCGGTGCTCGGCAAGCGCCTGCGGGCGGCTGCGGGCGGCTGCGGGCGCTCGGTTGCCCTGCATTGCGCGCGGCGGCCCCGCGACAGCGCTCCGGCGCTCGCTCGCCGGCGCCGCGCTGGCAGGCGCGCTCGCCTGGGGCTCCCCCGCCCGCGCCGCGGAGACGCAGAGCCTCGCCGAGGCGGGGATAAGCCCCAACCTCGCCTGGGCCGCGTCGCAGCTCATTCCGAGCCCCACCTGGCACCTCTACGCCGACGACACGCGCTTCGGCCTGCGCTGGCAGCTCACCCCGCTGCTCTACTCCTTCGGCAGAAATCGGAGGCTGTCTCCCTGGCGCAGCCTCCTCGCCGAGCCGCTCGCGCGGCATGCCGGAGCGCTCGAGATCCATGTCACGCCCGAATACCTCTTCTCCGGCGCCGGCATCGAAGATCACGTGCAGCTGACTGGCGGCGTGCGCGCCTACTTCCCCCTGCTCCACCGCGGAGAGTACCTCTCCTGCTCGCTCGGCGGCTCCGCCTTCACGCTCGGCGGCGAGGTCGCGGCGGCGTACGAGGCCGGCCTCTACACGCTCTTTGGTGTCATCGGCGTGCAGGTCGCCTACTCTCCGACGCGCGCGCTGCGCGGGACCACGTTGACGCTCAACCTCAGGTACTTCTGACCCCATGCTCCGCGCAGCAAGCACCACCGCTCTCATGGCGCTCCTCGCCGCCTCGGCGCTGTCCTGCAACAGCATGCCGGGACGCGTCCTGTCAGGCAACACGGGCGCGCTGTTCGGCGGCCCGGCGCCCGTCGCCAACAAGGTGCGAGAGCCCTACCGCAAAGACGCGCGCCTGGCCGTCCTCTGGGTCGGCCACGCGACGGCGCTCGTCCAGATCGACGACAAGCAGATCCTCACGGATCCGGTCTTCACCTCGACCGTGGGCCTCCTCTCCGCGCGGCTCGTCGAGCCGGGCCTGGACCCGGAGCACGTGCCGCCCCTCTCGGCGGTGCTGGTCTCGCACACGCACTTCGATCACCTGTCGCTCGGCTCGCTCGAGATGATCGAGGGGAAGACACCGGTGCTCTTTGTCCCCCGCGGCGCCCTCCCCTACGTGCCCGATTTCGCGTTCGACACGATCGAGCTCTCCACGTGGCAGCGCTGGGAGCACGACGGGCTGCGGATCACCGCCGTCCCGGTGAAGCACGGGGGAGGCCGCTACGGAGTCGACATCGCCCTCGGCTGGGGTGGATTCACGGGGTACGTCGTGGAA comes from Sorangium aterium and encodes:
- a CDS encoding TetR/AcrR family transcriptional regulator, whose protein sequence is MADVKDKLLAVAYRVLESEGPAALTTRRVCEEAGVTMPTLYHHFGSRDGLVAAVHAVALEKFMAKKRALTPTDDPVADLRTGCEHVLEFVQAHPSVTAALMARGIEQPSIFEPSYALMRHRLERCARAGALRVPIERAAEHVWAVVQGLALSIVASPSGAPPSRATSAGALDAVFQAIADQL
- a CDS encoding NAD-dependent epimerase/dehydratase family protein; translation: MAETVFVTGGSGFVGRAIVRALIAREYRVRALARSAASAAKLAALGAEPVRGDLHDAAALTEGCMGAAVVVHAAASLTSALRWGEHARTNVEGTGGLLAAARAAGVRRFIYLGAASVVIEGSRPSEGEEDALPPRVDRSLPYSATKALAEAMVLEADSPAMRTVSLRPPMIWGPDAPTLDIIAEAFRAGRFAYVGGGKHLYSVAHVDNVAEAVSCAVRSDVGGRAYFVTDDEVTPMRTFLTELMATRGVDAKAWSVPLPLAVLFGWLLTNLFGWFAPRRRPPLTLEDVRLLGQTLHLSSARAKKEIGYRAVRSRAEGLAALRAHGSAVRRSGESPALAH
- a CDS encoding MBL fold metallo-hydrolase, whose amino-acid sequence is MALLAASALSCNSMPGRVLSGNTGALFGGPAPVANKVREPYRKDARLAVLWVGHATALVQIDDKQILTDPVFTSTVGLLSARLVEPGLDPEHVPPLSAVLVSHTHFDHLSLGSLEMIEGKTPVLFVPRGALPYVPDFAFDTIELSTWQRWEHDGLRITAVPVKHGGGRYGVDIALGWGGFTGYVVEYHGVTVYFGGDTAYDRKVFTETRARFPAIDLALMPIAPIGPRDFMHSRHVDPAEALEACEDMGAKWVVPIHFDTFINSSDEPGQAVSELKRVMAARRIAPGKVHILAPGEQRILLGR